A genomic segment from Bradyrhizobium diazoefficiens USDA 110 encodes:
- the lptC gene encoding LPS export ABC transporter periplasmic protein LptC gives MNSAQNPTYDAALAAKFASAARHSRLVRILRVAVPGAVLLSLAAIVGVSIFNPFRMLLPKLPLDSGNLVVSGTKITMESPHLAGYTPDRRPYELWAKTATQDITDPDHVDLSDLRAKVLMEDQSTLFLDARTGRFDNKQQQLDLHKDIFLRTSTGYEARLNSAFVDMGKGTVSSDERVDVKLTNGTLTADRLRITEGGDLIRFEGNVVMHLDKLDDPAAAQPAPAEPTPPVKTRTPQNKSANSK, from the coding sequence GTGAATTCGGCCCAGAATCCCACCTACGACGCCGCGCTTGCGGCGAAGTTTGCCAGCGCGGCGCGCCACAGCCGCCTGGTGCGGATTCTGCGCGTCGCGGTCCCGGGCGCGGTGCTGTTGTCCCTGGCCGCCATCGTCGGCGTCTCGATCTTCAATCCATTTCGCATGCTGTTGCCGAAGCTGCCGCTCGATTCCGGAAACCTGGTGGTATCGGGCACCAAGATCACGATGGAATCGCCGCACCTCGCCGGCTACACGCCGGACCGGCGGCCGTACGAGCTCTGGGCCAAGACCGCGACGCAGGACATCACCGACCCCGACCATGTCGATCTCTCGGACCTTCGCGCAAAGGTCCTGATGGAAGATCAATCGACCCTGTTCCTTGATGCCCGCACCGGCCGCTTCGACAACAAGCAGCAGCAGCTCGACCTGCACAAGGACATCTTTCTGCGCACCTCGACCGGCTATGAGGCGCGGCTGAACTCGGCCTTCGTCGACATGGGCAAGGGCACGGTCTCGTCGGACGAACGTGTCGACGTCAAGCTGACCAACGGCACGCTGACCGCGGATCGGCTGCGCATCACGGAAGGCGGCGATCTCATCCGCTTCGAGGGCAATGTGGTGATGCATCTGGACAAGCTGGATGACCCCGCCGCTGCTCAGCCCGCGCCGGCCGAGCCGACGCCGCCGGTGAAGACACGTACGCCGCAGAACAAGTCCGCCAATTCAAAGTGA
- the queG gene encoding tRNA epoxyqueuosine(34) reductase QueG has product MARRRAGVADLCGPGFLSSADLSELKAKLTTEAKALGFDCIGVTEPGTIETAGKHFLEFIASGGHGDMDWLAAQPERRVDPRGLWQDVRSVIMLGVNYGPDADPLAILEQRTRAAISVYAQGDDYHDLVKKRLKALARWLVAAAPSEVKVFVDTAAVMEKPLAQAAHLGWQGKHTNLVSREFGSWLFLGAIYTTLDLPRDAAEIDHCGSCQACLDICPTAAFPAPYKLDARRCISYLTIENKGAIPREFRKAIGNRIYGCDDCLAACPWNKFAQAGREAKLAARDELRAPGLAELARLDDAAFRALFTKSPVKRIGRDRFLRNVLIAIGNSGEAALAEEARRLLGDESALVRGAAVWALAQLVARDAFEAMRSVAMGNEHDEGVREEWDLAT; this is encoded by the coding sequence ATGGCTCGCCGGCGTGCCGGCGTCGCGGACCTATGTGGACCTGGATTTCTGAGCTCTGCCGATCTGTCTGAACTGAAGGCGAAGTTGACGACCGAGGCAAAGGCGCTCGGCTTCGACTGCATCGGCGTGACCGAGCCCGGCACGATCGAGACGGCCGGAAAACACTTCCTCGAATTCATCGCCTCGGGCGGCCATGGCGACATGGACTGGCTCGCAGCACAGCCGGAGCGCCGCGTCGATCCGCGCGGGCTGTGGCAGGACGTGCGCAGCGTCATCATGCTCGGCGTCAATTACGGCCCCGACGCCGATCCCCTCGCGATCCTCGAGCAGCGCACGCGCGCGGCGATCTCGGTCTATGCGCAGGGAGACGACTATCACGATCTGGTCAAGAAGCGCCTGAAGGCGCTGGCGCGCTGGCTGGTCGCGGCCGCACCGTCGGAAGTGAAGGTGTTCGTCGACACCGCCGCGGTGATGGAAAAGCCGCTGGCGCAGGCCGCGCATCTGGGCTGGCAGGGCAAGCACACCAATCTCGTCTCGCGCGAGTTCGGCTCCTGGCTGTTCCTCGGCGCGATCTACACCACGCTCGACTTGCCGCGCGACGCTGCCGAGATCGATCATTGCGGCTCGTGCCAAGCCTGTCTCGACATCTGCCCAACCGCGGCGTTCCCCGCGCCGTACAAGCTCGATGCGCGCCGCTGCATCTCGTATCTCACCATCGAGAACAAGGGCGCGATCCCGCGCGAATTTCGCAAAGCCATCGGCAACCGCATCTATGGCTGCGACGATTGCCTCGCCGCCTGCCCCTGGAACAAGTTTGCGCAAGCGGGACGCGAGGCCAAGCTCGCCGCGCGCGACGAATTGCGTGCGCCTGGCCTCGCCGAATTGGCGCGGCTCGATGATGCGGCGTTTCGTGCGCTGTTCACGAAGTCGCCGGTCAAGCGCATCGGCCGCGATCGCTTCTTGCGCAACGTGCTGATCGCGATCGGCAACTCGGGAGAAGCGGCGCTGGCCGAGGAGGCGCGGCGATTGCTGGGGGATGAGAGCGCATTGGTGCGCGGTGCTGCGGTGTGGGCGCTGGCGCAGTTGGTGGCGCGGGATGCGTTTGAGGCGATGAGATCCGTCGCGATGGGCAACGAGCACGACGAAGGCGTGCGTGAGGAGTGGGACCTCGCCACCTAA
- a CDS encoding ribonuclease D, producing MTVRLHRGDLPDLSRYTGAVAIDTETMGLNPHRDRLCVVQLSPGDGSADVVQIPKGHTDAPNLKALLANPAITKIFHFARFDVAVLYQSFGVMTGPIYCTKIASRLTRTYTDRHGLKDLVREVLNVDLSKQQQSSDWGSDSLTEPQLAYAASDVLHLHALRERLDAMLVREGRTGLAKACFDFLPTRALLDLQGWAEEDIFAHS from the coding sequence ATGACCGTACGCCTGCACCGCGGCGACCTGCCCGACCTGTCCCGCTACACCGGAGCGGTGGCGATCGACACCGAGACCATGGGGCTGAACCCGCACCGCGACCGGCTCTGCGTGGTGCAGCTCTCGCCCGGCGACGGCAGTGCCGACGTCGTGCAGATCCCCAAGGGCCACACCGACGCGCCGAACCTGAAGGCGCTCTTGGCCAATCCCGCCATCACCAAGATCTTCCACTTCGCGCGGTTCGACGTCGCGGTGCTGTACCAGAGCTTCGGCGTCATGACCGGACCGATCTATTGCACCAAGATCGCCTCCCGCCTGACCCGCACCTATACCGACCGCCACGGCCTCAAGGACCTCGTGCGCGAGGTCCTCAATGTCGACCTCTCCAAGCAGCAGCAATCCAGCGACTGGGGCTCCGACAGCCTGACCGAGCCGCAGCTCGCCTATGCCGCCTCCGACGTGCTGCACCTGCACGCCCTGCGCGAGCGGCTCGACGCCATGCTGGTCCGTGAGGGCCGTACGGGGCTGGCGAAGGCCTGCTTCGACTTCCTGCCGACCCGCGCCTTGCTCGACCTCCAGGGCTGGGCGGAAGAGGACATTTTCGCGCATTCCTGA
- a CDS encoding undecaprenyl-diphosphate phosphatase, translated as MSDAIRAVILGIIEGVTEFLPVSSTGHLLLAERFFHLGEGAFWDSFTVLIQLGAILAIVGLYFKKLWDVVIGFFTGDTYSRRFVIGVLVAFLPAVVVGLVAGKYIKSVLFNPWVVCFTLIVGGAILLWVDKLDLKPREHDATRFPLLMYLYIGIAQCVAMIPGVSRSGASIVAAMLLGADKRAAAEFSFFLAIPTMIGAFAYDFYKNRSEMTMDHMGIVAIGFVVSFITAVIVVKTFLTYVTRHGFVVFAWWRVIVGTLGLIALALGR; from the coding sequence ATGTCAGATGCAATACGGGCAGTGATCCTCGGCATCATCGAGGGTGTGACCGAGTTCCTTCCCGTTTCCTCGACCGGCCACCTCCTGCTTGCGGAGCGCTTCTTTCATCTCGGCGAAGGCGCCTTCTGGGATTCGTTTACGGTTCTGATCCAGCTCGGTGCGATCCTCGCGATCGTCGGGCTGTACTTCAAGAAGCTGTGGGATGTCGTGATCGGCTTCTTCACGGGCGACACCTATTCGCGCCGTTTCGTGATCGGCGTGCTGGTGGCGTTCCTGCCGGCTGTCGTGGTCGGCCTCGTCGCCGGCAAGTACATCAAGAGCGTGCTGTTCAATCCGTGGGTCGTGTGCTTCACGCTGATCGTCGGCGGCGCCATCCTGCTCTGGGTCGACAAACTCGACCTCAAGCCGCGCGAGCATGACGCCACCCGGTTTCCGCTGCTGATGTATCTCTATATCGGCATCGCGCAGTGCGTGGCGATGATCCCGGGCGTATCGCGCTCCGGCGCCAGCATCGTCGCCGCCATGCTGCTGGGCGCGGACAAGCGCGCGGCGGCGGAGTTCTCGTTCTTCCTCGCGATCCCCACCATGATCGGCGCGTTCGCCTACGACTTCTACAAGAACCGCTCCGAGATGACGATGGACCACATGGGCATCGTCGCGATCGGCTTCGTGGTGTCGTTCATCACCGCGGTCATCGTGGTGAAGACGTTTTTGACATACGTCACCCGCCACGGCTTCGTGGTGTTCGCCTGGTGGCGCGTCATCGTCGGCACGCTCGGCCTGATCGCGCTGGCGTTGGGGCGATAA
- a CDS encoding MFS transporter — translation MTEQTLAAPIDDQQDRQRGFSRYQALLIALLAFTQFTIILDFIIMSPLGAILMPALDITATQFGVAVSAYAFSAGLSGILAAGFADRFDRKRLLLFFYVGFTLGTLLCAMAQTYHVLLLGRIVTGLFGGVIGSVVLAIITDLFPLHLRGRVMGFVQTAFAASQVLGIPAGLFLANHWNWHVCFAAIVGLSIAAIAIIAFAMEPVDAHLRLKQDRNPFHHLIATVAQKRYTLAFAVTTLLATGGYMLMPFSSAYTVNNLGIDMLHLPTIYLVSGLFSIVTGPLVGRASDAFGKYPTFVFGSVVSVIMVLIYTHLGHVSLATAILVNVLMFVGIFSRMIPSQALMSAIPDPSQRGSFSAISASLQQLSGGLGSMLAGAIIAQAPDGSLIHFDRIGYVVVASAIVSLVAMYFVQKAVAERAGKRVV, via the coding sequence ATGACCGAACAGACGCTCGCAGCGCCTATCGACGATCAACAGGACCGCCAGCGCGGCTTTTCGCGCTACCAGGCGCTCCTCATCGCGCTGCTCGCGTTCACACAGTTCACGATCATCCTCGATTTCATCATCATGTCGCCGCTCGGCGCCATCCTGATGCCCGCGCTCGACATCACGGCCACCCAATTCGGCGTCGCGGTGTCGGCCTACGCATTCAGCGCGGGACTGTCGGGTATCTTGGCCGCCGGCTTTGCCGACCGCTTCGACCGCAAGCGCCTGTTGCTGTTCTTCTATGTCGGCTTCACGCTCGGCACCCTGCTCTGCGCAATGGCGCAGACCTACCATGTGCTGCTGCTCGGCAGGATCGTGACCGGATTGTTCGGCGGCGTGATCGGCTCGGTCGTGCTGGCCATCATCACCGACCTGTTCCCGCTGCATTTGCGCGGCCGCGTGATGGGATTCGTCCAGACCGCGTTCGCCGCGAGCCAGGTGCTCGGCATTCCCGCCGGGCTGTTTCTCGCCAATCACTGGAACTGGCATGTCTGCTTCGCCGCGATCGTCGGCCTGTCGATCGCGGCGATCGCCATCATTGCCTTCGCCATGGAGCCGGTCGACGCGCATCTGCGGCTGAAGCAGGACAGGAACCCGTTCCACCATCTGATCGCGACCGTCGCACAGAAGCGCTACACGCTGGCCTTCGCGGTCACGACATTGCTGGCGACGGGCGGGTACATGCTGATGCCGTTCTCCAGCGCCTACACCGTGAACAATCTCGGCATCGACATGCTGCATTTGCCGACGATCTATCTGGTCTCCGGCCTGTTCAGCATCGTCACGGGCCCGCTGGTCGGCCGGGCGAGCGACGCGTTCGGCAAATATCCCACATTTGTCTTCGGCAGCGTGGTGTCTGTCATCATGGTGCTGATCTACACCCATCTCGGCCACGTCTCGCTCGCGACCGCGATCCTCGTCAACGTCCTGATGTTCGTCGGCATCTTCTCGCGCATGATCCCGTCGCAGGCGCTGATGTCGGCGATCCCCGACCCCAGCCAGCGCGGCTCGTTCAGCGCGATCAGCGCCTCACTCCAGCAGCTCTCCGGCGGGCTCGGCTCGATGCTCGCCGGCGCGATCATCGCGCAAGCGCCGGACGGCTCGCTGATCCATTTCGACCGGATCGGCTACGTCGTCGTCGCATCGGCGATCGTGTCGCTGGTCGCGATGTATTTTGTGCAGAAGGCGGTGGCGGAGCGGGCGGGGAAAAGGGTGGTCTGA
- the hpf gene encoding ribosome hibernation-promoting factor, HPF/YfiA family, which translates to MTLRISGKSVSVGEALRGRVSDRTEEVLRKYFDGNYSGHITLSKDGFGFRTDCALHLDSGITLEADSNAPDAYASADQALVMIEKRLKRYKSRLKDRSARKAHVASAALAAMDATSYVLEAPGEGEDEDEVTGYSPVIIAEATTSLKQLSVSEAVMELDLSGAPCLVFQHGSSGRVNIIYRRADGNVGWVDPPGGKADGKAGG; encoded by the coding sequence ATGACTCTCCGCATTTCGGGAAAGAGCGTCAGTGTCGGCGAGGCCCTGCGCGGCCGCGTTTCCGACCGGACCGAAGAGGTCCTGCGCAAATATTTCGACGGCAATTATTCCGGCCACATCACGCTGAGCAAGGATGGCTTCGGCTTCCGGACCGATTGCGCGCTGCATCTCGATTCGGGAATTACGCTGGAGGCCGATTCGAACGCGCCGGATGCCTATGCCAGCGCCGACCAGGCGCTCGTGATGATCGAGAAGCGGCTCAAGCGCTACAAGAGCCGGCTCAAGGACCGCTCGGCCCGCAAGGCCCATGTCGCCTCCGCCGCTCTCGCGGCCATGGACGCCACCAGCTACGTGCTGGAAGCGCCGGGCGAGGGTGAGGACGAGGACGAGGTCACCGGCTACAGCCCGGTGATCATCGCCGAGGCAACCACCTCGCTGAAGCAGCTGTCGGTCAGCGAAGCCGTCATGGAACTCGACCTCAGCGGGGCACCCTGCCTGGTGTTCCAGCATGGCTCCAGCGGCCGGGTGAACATCATTTACCGCCGGGCCGACGGCAATGTGGGCTGGGTCGACCCGCCCGGAGGCAAGGCAGATGGCAAAGCGGGCGGTTAG
- a CDS encoding glutathione S-transferase family protein: MFTLFHHPFCPHSRFIRLIAGEYGLDLKLVEERSWERREAFLLLNAAGTTPVLVDEEQPPIPGAAIIAEYVDEAYGAGMGPKRLMPETLPERVEVRRLMAWFNEKFFEEVSHPLVTERIYKRFMSEENGGGAPSADVMRAAKANVRYHLAYIGWLAQTRNFLAGDRLTYADLAAAAHLSAIDYLGDVPWSEDDAAKAWYARVKSRPSFRPLLSEWLAGVPASRTYVDLDF, encoded by the coding sequence ATGTTTACGCTGTTTCATCATCCGTTCTGTCCGCATTCGCGCTTCATCCGCTTGATCGCGGGCGAATACGGGCTCGACCTCAAGCTGGTCGAAGAGCGCAGCTGGGAACGGCGCGAGGCATTCCTGCTGCTCAATGCCGCCGGCACCACGCCGGTCCTGGTGGACGAGGAACAGCCGCCGATACCGGGCGCGGCGATCATCGCCGAATATGTCGACGAGGCCTACGGCGCGGGGATGGGACCCAAGCGCCTGATGCCGGAGACGCTTCCCGAACGCGTCGAAGTGCGCCGGCTGATGGCCTGGTTCAACGAGAAGTTCTTCGAGGAGGTCTCCCACCCGCTCGTCACCGAGCGCATCTACAAGCGCTTCATGAGCGAGGAGAACGGCGGCGGTGCGCCCTCGGCCGACGTGATGCGCGCCGCCAAGGCGAATGTGCGCTATCATCTGGCCTATATCGGCTGGCTGGCGCAGACGCGTAACTTCCTCGCCGGCGACCGGCTCACCTACGCGGATCTCGCCGCCGCGGCGCATCTTTCGGCGATCGACTATCTGGGCGACGTGCCATGGAGCGAGGACGACGCGGCAAAGGCGTGGTACGCGCGGGTGAAATCCCGCCCGTCGTTCCGCCCGCTGCTGAGCGAATGGCTCGCCGGCGTGCCGGCGTCGCGGACCTATGTGGACCTGGATTTCTGA
- the rpoN gene encoding RNA polymerase factor sigma-54 has translation MALTQRLEFRQSQSLVMTPQLMQAIKLLQLSNLDLTTFVEEELERNPLLERANDEASGGEAPAEAGQFSDSDGGHNDEPGGGPGEAFEPGQEEWMSKDLGTRAEIEQTLDTGLDNVFSEEPAEAAARNAQDAAPTTYTEWGGGASGDEDYNLEAFVAAEVTLGDHLAEQLSVAFTAPAQRMIGQYLIDLVDEAGYLPPDLGQAAERLGASQQEVEDVLAVLQKFDPPGVCARNLSECLAIQLRELDRYDPAMQALVEHLDLLAKRDIAGLRKVCGVDDEDIADMIGEIRRLNPKPGMKFGAARLQTMVPDVYVRPGPDGGWHVELNSDTLPRVLVNQTYYSELSKKIGKDGDKSYFTDALQNATWLVRALDQRARTILKVATEIVRQQDGFFTHGVAHLRPLNLKAVADAIQMHESTVSRVTANKYMATNRGTFELKYFFTASIASADGGEAHSAEAVRHHIKQLIDSEAPAAILSDDTIVERLRASGIDIARRTVAKYREAMRIPSSVQRRRDKQSALGNVLSTAMSDRSRNPEPA, from the coding sequence ATGGCGCTCACGCAGAGATTAGAGTTCCGGCAATCGCAGTCGCTGGTCATGACGCCGCAGCTGATGCAGGCGATCAAGCTGCTGCAATTGTCCAATCTCGATCTCACGACCTTCGTGGAAGAGGAACTCGAGCGTAATCCGCTGCTGGAGCGGGCCAATGACGAGGCCTCCGGCGGCGAAGCCCCGGCCGAGGCCGGCCAGTTCAGCGATTCCGACGGCGGCCACAACGACGAGCCGGGCGGGGGTCCGGGCGAGGCGTTCGAGCCGGGCCAGGAAGAATGGATGAGCAAGGATCTCGGCACCCGCGCCGAGATCGAGCAGACCCTGGACACGGGCCTGGACAACGTCTTCTCCGAGGAGCCGGCCGAGGCCGCGGCGCGCAACGCCCAGGACGCCGCGCCGACCACCTACACGGAATGGGGCGGCGGCGCCTCCGGCGACGAGGACTACAATCTCGAGGCGTTCGTCGCCGCCGAGGTCACGCTCGGCGATCATCTCGCCGAGCAGCTCTCGGTCGCATTCACCGCACCCGCACAGCGCATGATCGGCCAGTACCTGATCGATCTCGTCGACGAGGCCGGCTATCTGCCGCCGGATCTCGGCCAGGCCGCCGAGCGACTTGGCGCCTCGCAGCAGGAGGTCGAGGACGTCCTGGCCGTGCTGCAAAAATTCGATCCGCCCGGCGTCTGCGCGCGCAATTTGAGCGAATGCCTGGCGATCCAGCTCCGCGAGCTCGACCGCTACGACCCGGCGATGCAGGCGCTGGTCGAGCATCTCGATCTCCTCGCCAAGCGCGACATCGCGGGCTTGCGCAAGGTTTGCGGCGTCGACGACGAGGACATCGCCGACATGATCGGCGAGATCCGCCGTCTCAACCCCAAGCCCGGCATGAAATTCGGCGCGGCGCGGCTCCAGACCATGGTGCCCGATGTCTATGTCCGTCCGGGTCCGGATGGCGGCTGGCATGTCGAGCTCAACAGCGACACCTTGCCGCGCGTGCTGGTCAACCAGACCTACTATTCCGAGCTGTCGAAGAAGATCGGCAAGGACGGCGACAAGTCCTATTTCACCGACGCGCTCCAGAACGCGACCTGGCTCGTTCGCGCGCTCGACCAGCGCGCCCGCACCATCCTGAAAGTTGCAACCGAGATCGTGCGCCAGCAGGACGGCTTCTTCACCCATGGCGTCGCGCATTTGCGGCCGCTGAACCTGAAGGCCGTCGCCGACGCCATCCAGATGCATGAATCCACGGTGTCGCGCGTCACTGCCAACAAATACATGGCGACCAACCGCGGCACGTTCGAGCTGAAATATTTCTTCACCGCCTCGATCGCCTCGGCCGACGGCGGCGAGGCGCATTCGGCCGAAGCCGTGCGCCACCACATCAAGCAGCTGATCGATTCGGAAGCGCCGGCCGCGATCCTGTCGGATGATACCATCGTGGAACGGTTACGCGCTTCGGGCATTGATATTGCCCGCCGCACGGTCGCGAAGTACCGCGAAGCCATGCGCATTCCTTCCTCGGTGCAACGTCGCCGCGACAAGCAGAGCGCTCTTGGTAACGTCCTCTCTACCGCAATGTCCGATCGCTCCCGCAACCCCGAGCCGGCCTGA
- a CDS encoding LptA/OstA family protein — protein sequence MIRFFPRNDSKRCAAIGAAALAATVALMAMGAAIAQSTMQGVPNAMQGFSQNRDQPIQIEAASLEMRDKKKEATFAGNVKVIQGDTTMTSKTLVVFYESGGDKPATPQPAAKGAKAAPMQSATPGPGGSSSIKRLEARGNVVVTQKDQVVTGDTAVFDTKTNLITMLGGTGQVVLTQCKNVLQGDRLVVDMTTGVSRVESDSGKVRGLFDQNSKCGTQAGPGSGPALQLPGATKPK from the coding sequence ATGATCAGGTTTTTCCCGCGCAACGACAGCAAACGGTGCGCCGCCATCGGTGCGGCCGCGCTTGCCGCCACTGTCGCGCTGATGGCAATGGGCGCGGCGATCGCACAGAGCACGATGCAAGGCGTGCCGAATGCGATGCAGGGCTTCTCGCAGAACCGCGATCAGCCGATCCAGATCGAGGCCGCTTCGCTCGAGATGCGCGACAAGAAGAAGGAGGCGACCTTCGCCGGCAACGTGAAGGTCATCCAGGGCGACACCACCATGACCTCGAAGACGCTGGTGGTGTTCTACGAATCCGGCGGCGACAAGCCGGCGACGCCGCAGCCCGCGGCGAAGGGAGCCAAGGCGGCCCCGATGCAGTCGGCGACGCCGGGCCCGGGCGGCAGTTCCTCGATCAAGCGGCTGGAGGCGCGCGGCAATGTCGTGGTCACCCAGAAGGACCAGGTGGTCACCGGCGACACCGCCGTGTTCGACACCAAGACCAACCTCATCACCATGCTCGGCGGCACGGGTCAGGTGGTCCTGACGCAGTGCAAGAACGTGCTACAGGGTGACCGATTGGTGGTCGACATGACCACAGGCGTCTCACGGGTGGAGTCGGACAGCGGCAAGGTACGGGGCCTGTTCGACCAGAACAGCAAGTGCGGAACGCAGGCGGGCCCTGGCTCAGGTCCAGCCCTGCAATTGCCCGGCGCAACTAAACCGAAGTAA
- a CDS encoding complex I NDUFA9 subunit family protein gives MASNLETLVTVFGGSGFLGRNVVRALCKRDYRVRVAVRRPELAGYLQPSGKVGQVHVVQANLRYPASVEAALRDSDVVINLVGILTESGKQSFDAVQAKGAETVAKAAAAVGARLVHVSAIGADAESPSRYAKAKAAGEAAVLAAVPSATIFRPSVMFGPEDQFTNRFAALARMSPVLPLIGGETKMQPVYVGDVATAIADAVDGKAKAGATYELGGPEVLTMREIIEAILEITARKPTLVPLPFGLARFQANFLQFAPGAFKLTPDQVTLLQRDNVVSDAAKAAGLTLEGLGITADSLEAIAPQYLWRFRAAGQFQRMSI, from the coding sequence ATGGCATCGAATCTGGAAACTCTCGTCACGGTTTTCGGCGGATCGGGGTTTTTGGGCCGAAATGTCGTCCGGGCGCTGTGCAAGCGCGATTACCGGGTCCGGGTCGCGGTGCGGCGGCCGGAACTGGCTGGATACCTCCAGCCCTCCGGCAAGGTCGGCCAGGTCCATGTGGTGCAGGCCAACCTGCGCTACCCCGCCTCGGTCGAGGCGGCGCTGCGTGATTCGGATGTCGTGATCAACCTGGTCGGCATCCTCACCGAGAGTGGCAAACAGAGCTTCGACGCGGTCCAGGCCAAGGGCGCCGAGACGGTCGCCAAGGCGGCGGCCGCCGTAGGGGCCCGCCTGGTGCATGTCTCGGCGATCGGCGCCGACGCGGAATCGCCCTCGCGCTATGCCAAGGCCAAGGCGGCCGGCGAGGCGGCGGTATTGGCCGCGGTGCCCTCGGCCACGATCTTCCGCCCGTCCGTGATGTTCGGCCCCGAGGACCAGTTCACCAACCGCTTTGCGGCGCTGGCCCGGATGTCGCCGGTGCTGCCGCTGATCGGCGGCGAGACGAAGATGCAGCCGGTCTATGTCGGCGATGTCGCCACCGCGATCGCCGATGCGGTCGACGGCAAGGCCAAGGCGGGCGCGACCTACGAGCTCGGCGGGCCGGAAGTGCTGACCATGCGCGAGATCATCGAGGCCATCCTCGAGATCACCGCTCGCAAGCCGACGCTGGTGCCGCTGCCGTTTGGGCTTGCCCGCTTCCAGGCCAACTTCCTGCAATTCGCGCCGGGCGCGTTCAAGCTGACGCCCGACCAGGTCACGCTGCTCCAGCGCGACAATGTCGTGTCGGATGCGGCGAAGGCGGCTGGGCTGACGCTGGAAGGCCTAGGCATCACGGCGGATTCGCTGGAAGCGATCGCTCCGCAATATCTCTGGCGCTTCCGCGCCGCCGGGCAGTTCCAGCGCATGAGCATTTGA
- the lptB gene encoding LPS export ABC transporter ATP-binding protein, translated as MVDLFSMFRRRPAKRGRPGFARQDITALGDSVGGLVASPVRDAPPIARDQPMHAPDHFQADYQTEPPRAQAVHPVRAAARPNGAGGPQLLKRPGFLAVHSVEKAFGSRQVVRGVSIYVRRGEAVGLLGPNGAGKTTVFYMITGLIKADRGAIELDGHDVTKLPMYQRARLGIGYLPQEASIFRGLTVEQNIRAVLEVVEPSRKKREQQLDSLLDEFNITRLRKSPSIALSGGERRRVEIARALATRPNYMLLDEPFAGIDPIAVGDIQDLVRHLTNRGIGVLITDHNVRETLGLTDRAYIVYAGEILTEGSPDEIVADPDVRRLYLGEEFRL; from the coding sequence ATGGTCGATCTTTTCAGCATGTTCCGTCGGCGCCCCGCCAAGCGCGGCCGGCCAGGATTTGCGCGTCAGGACATCACCGCGCTCGGTGACAGCGTCGGCGGGCTGGTGGCGAGCCCCGTGCGCGACGCGCCGCCGATCGCCCGGGACCAGCCGATGCACGCGCCCGACCACTTTCAGGCCGATTATCAAACCGAGCCGCCGCGGGCGCAGGCGGTCCACCCGGTCAGGGCCGCCGCCAGGCCGAACGGCGCCGGCGGGCCGCAGCTTCTGAAGCGGCCGGGCTTCCTGGCTGTGCATAGCGTGGAAAAAGCCTTCGGCAGCCGCCAGGTGGTGCGCGGCGTCAGCATCTATGTGCGCCGCGGCGAGGCGGTCGGCCTGCTCGGTCCGAACGGCGCCGGCAAGACCACCGTGTTCTACATGATCACCGGCCTGATCAAGGCCGATCGCGGCGCGATCGAGCTCGACGGCCACGACGTCACCAAGCTGCCGATGTATCAGCGCGCGCGGCTCGGCATCGGCTATCTGCCGCAGGAAGCCTCGATCTTCCGCGGCCTCACCGTCGAGCAGAATATCCGCGCCGTGCTCGAAGTGGTCGAGCCTTCGCGCAAGAAGCGCGAGCAGCAGCTCGACTCGCTGCTCGACGAATTCAACATCACGCGCCTGCGCAAATCACCGTCGATCGCGTTGTCCGGCGGCGAGCGGCGCCGCGTCGAGATCGCGCGCGCGCTGGCGACGCGTCCGAACTACATGCTGCTCGACGAGCCCTTCGCCGGCATCGATCCGATCGCGGTCGGCGACATCCAGGATCTCGTCCGCCATCTCACCAATCGCGGCATCGGCGTACTCATCACCGACCACAATGTGCGCGAGACGCTCGGCCTCACCGATCGTGCCTATATCGTCTATGCCGGGGAAATCTTGACCGAGGGCAGCCCGGATGAGATCGTCGCCGATCCGGACGTTCGCCGCCTTTACCTTGGCGAGGAATTCCGCCTCTAG